In a single window of the Nicotiana tomentosiformis chromosome 8, ASM39032v3, whole genome shotgun sequence genome:
- the LOC104117232 gene encoding uncharacterized protein isoform X1, translating to MALFLELVNTVTIVLIKPLSLLKLTCFFGVRTICIVIQTWTELLRAAMGFHASLLWRLIIWAIAILSLPIRSLTALQRERMLEMHLQQMQTEIENLLWERKELKKRLQVAIKDKKIMQVMLAELEDEHDEAILKIEQLEGQLQDLKAQNQRLNESHGKALWGHRDHVYIGNGQILHGDGNAIPSWRSSGIESMTIDHERMQEDALEDKSKSETTLNRDFMGARSYQYVKPCIPTTSEDVDTSSVLHQRRELAFTQTLFSAILSLLVRTIVWKAEDACMPLVLAIFTVVGMSLWSVVQFFSTIKNRPASDAVALLSFNWFLLGTLTYPTLPRITPLFAPANLWSLSDRAVELLGF from the exons ATGGCACTGTTTCTTGAATTGGTCAACACTGTCACGATCGTGCTGATCAAGCCTTTGTCACTGCTCAAACTCACTTGCTTCTTCGGTGTGAGAACGATATGCATTGTTATCCAAACCTGGACAGAGCTGCTGAGAGCTGCTATGGGTTTTCATGCCAGCTTACTCTGGAGACTGATAATTTGGGCTATTGCTATTCTGTCCCTGCCAATACGAAGTTTAACTGCTCTACAGAGGGAAAGGATG CTGGAAATGCATCTTCAGCAAATGCAGACAGAGATAGAGAACCTTTTATGGGAAAGGAAGGAACTTAAGAAGAGACTGCAGGTAGCCATCAAAGATAAAAAGATAATGCAGGTCATGTTAGCAGAACTTGAGGATGAACATGATGAGGCGATACTCAAAATTGAGCAATTGGAGGGCCAG CTTCAGGATCTGAAGGCACAAAATCAACGGTTGAATGAAAGTCATGGTAAAGCACTTTGGGGCCACAGAGACCATGTTTATATAGGCAATGGCCAAATATTGCATGGCGACGGCAATGCAATTCCATCTTGGAGATCAAGTGGTATCGAGAGTATGACCATTGACCACGAAAGAATGCAAGAGGATGCCCTGGAAGATAAAAGCAAAAGTGAAACTACGTTAAACCGTGATTTTATGGGAGCTAGATCCTATCAATATGTCAAACCATGTATTCCTACCACCTCCGAGGATGTTGACACAAGTAGTGTGTTACACCAACGAAGGGAGCTAGCTTTTACACAGACCCTTTTTAGTGCAATATTGTCACTTTTAGTTAGAACGATCGTATGGAAAGCTGAAGATGCATGCATGCCTCTTGTCCTCGCGATATTTACTGTCGTTGGCATGTCCTTGTGGAGTGTTGTCCAGTTTTTCTCAACCATCAAGAACAGACCCGCATCTGATGCAGTTGCTCTCCTAAGTTTTAACTGGTTTTTACTCGGAACGCTAACATATCCCACGTTGCCAAGGATCACTCCTCTATTTGCACCAGCTAATTTATGGAGCCTCTCTGACAGGGCAGTGGAGTTGCTTGGTTTCTAA
- the LOC104117232 gene encoding uncharacterized protein isoform X2 — translation MALFLELVNTVTIVLIKPLSLLKLTCFFGVRTICIVIQTWTELLRAAMGFHASLLWRLIIWAIAILSLPIRSLTALQRERMLEMHLQQMQTEIENLLWERKELKKRLQVAIKDKKIMQVMLAELEDEHDEAILKIEQLEGQDLKAQNQRLNESHGKALWGHRDHVYIGNGQILHGDGNAIPSWRSSGIESMTIDHERMQEDALEDKSKSETTLNRDFMGARSYQYVKPCIPTTSEDVDTSSVLHQRRELAFTQTLFSAILSLLVRTIVWKAEDACMPLVLAIFTVVGMSLWSVVQFFSTIKNRPASDAVALLSFNWFLLGTLTYPTLPRITPLFAPANLWSLSDRAVELLGF, via the exons ATGGCACTGTTTCTTGAATTGGTCAACACTGTCACGATCGTGCTGATCAAGCCTTTGTCACTGCTCAAACTCACTTGCTTCTTCGGTGTGAGAACGATATGCATTGTTATCCAAACCTGGACAGAGCTGCTGAGAGCTGCTATGGGTTTTCATGCCAGCTTACTCTGGAGACTGATAATTTGGGCTATTGCTATTCTGTCCCTGCCAATACGAAGTTTAACTGCTCTACAGAGGGAAAGGATG CTGGAAATGCATCTTCAGCAAATGCAGACAGAGATAGAGAACCTTTTATGGGAAAGGAAGGAACTTAAGAAGAGACTGCAGGTAGCCATCAAAGATAAAAAGATAATGCAGGTCATGTTAGCAGAACTTGAGGATGAACATGATGAGGCGATACTCAAAATTGAGCAATTGGAGGGCCAG GATCTGAAGGCACAAAATCAACGGTTGAATGAAAGTCATGGTAAAGCACTTTGGGGCCACAGAGACCATGTTTATATAGGCAATGGCCAAATATTGCATGGCGACGGCAATGCAATTCCATCTTGGAGATCAAGTGGTATCGAGAGTATGACCATTGACCACGAAAGAATGCAAGAGGATGCCCTGGAAGATAAAAGCAAAAGTGAAACTACGTTAAACCGTGATTTTATGGGAGCTAGATCCTATCAATATGTCAAACCATGTATTCCTACCACCTCCGAGGATGTTGACACAAGTAGTGTGTTACACCAACGAAGGGAGCTAGCTTTTACACAGACCCTTTTTAGTGCAATATTGTCACTTTTAGTTAGAACGATCGTATGGAAAGCTGAAGATGCATGCATGCCTCTTGTCCTCGCGATATTTACTGTCGTTGGCATGTCCTTGTGGAGTGTTGTCCAGTTTTTCTCAACCATCAAGAACAGACCCGCATCTGATGCAGTTGCTCTCCTAAGTTTTAACTGGTTTTTACTCGGAACGCTAACATATCCCACGTTGCCAAGGATCACTCCTCTATTTGCACCAGCTAATTTATGGAGCCTCTCTGACAGGGCAGTGGAGTTGCTTGGTTTCTAA